The following DNA comes from Neofelis nebulosa isolate mNeoNeb1 chromosome 3, mNeoNeb1.pri, whole genome shotgun sequence.
ttaaaatgtaaaattaaattattttaaataggggcgcctgggtggctctgtcagctgaatgtccgacttcggctcaggtcatgatctcacagttcatgagttcaggccccgagttgggctccttgatatcagcacaaagcccgcttcagatcctttgtccccctctctctacccctcccctgctcactctctctctctcaaaaataaacataaaacattattttaaatagagtCAAGTCTAATTACAAGGAATGGTGCTTAATCTAGACTTGCTTCTTTTTTGcccattctgtttctgtgaactGCTTCCTAAAGATCcatactaaaatttttattcatgtcagggcttgttttacattttacacgTGAAATGCAGATAGCTAATaatgtcacattttaaaagtgacagtttttttattgtaaatagaTGTGAGAATATTGGTTCTTGCACATTTCAATGGCAGCAGTGTAATGAATACCAGTGTACTCACCTGGTTGATAAAATGCTCTTTCTTCACATGCCTTGAAATGTATCTAATGGAATTAGCAGCCTTTTCCAAGAAAGCAACAAGAACTTTTTCTCCATCACTAAtctgtctttgtttccttttttctagaaCTTTACCTTTCACCACTGGTTGGCTCTCATCTTTGTCTGGGAAAGAGTAGCGATCCATGTGGTCCTTCATACAAAGCAATTTAGGAAGTTTTTGTAGAAAGAGTCTCTTAACCCAGGGGGCCATGGGATGGTAAGTCGAAGAAGATCTGTGGTGAACATTAATCACGAAAACAGTAACAATAATCGACAGGGTAACGAAAATCATTATGAACAGCAGGTACTCCCCAATGAGAGGAATGACTTTTGAGGAAGATGGGATTATTTCCTCAATTACTAGAAGAAAAACTGTCAGGGAAACCAGAACAGAGGTTGATAGCGAAAGCTTTTCTCCTTCATCAGAAGGCAAATAGAACACGAGCACTGTCAGAAAAGACAGCCCCAGGCAGGGGATTATCAGGAAGAGGGTGTAGAACAGGGGTAGGCGGCGCAGAACAAAGGAGTAAGTGATGAACGGATAGGAGTAGGTGCCATCTCTCCTGTTGCCCTTCATCCCTTTGGCATTGAGTATTTCCCATTCTCCATTATCGAAGAAGTCTTTTCTGTCaacattttcatttatcaaaACGAGATCAACCATGGTACCATCATAAGTCCAGGATCCAAACTTCATGGAGCAGTTCTGCCGGTCGAACGGAAAAAACGTGACGTCCATGGTGCATGAACTTTTGTAACTGGCTGGAGGGGTCCAAATGACGGTGCCATTAGATCTCACTATGACTTTGGTCATGAGGGAGCCTTCGAAACGTCCATCTGCACTGTGGTAAAAGCAGTTGGACACTAATGAGTTGGGGTTTTGCCCACCCCTCTActatttgtatttattactttACTACTACGGTGTCAaacaatatttcaaaaagaatCAGTTCTCTTCTTACTTAAATCTGTACATTTCTCTTAATCATTTTGCCAGAATCAGGCTTTGCCATCTCTAGTCCTAATCTGACCAGTGTATGTTTCTTCTGGGATACTTACTTTTCAAAGAGAACTATGTCAGGAAGCCAGAGAGATTCTGATGGAACTTTAATTGAACGAATTCCACCATATTCATCAGGGTTCCAACGTAACTTGTGGTCTGTCCACTCCTGCATTAAATAAGCATACCGAAATTTTAGTCTGAAAATTCAGTGTATTAGACTTTAGAATCTTCAAGTTTATGTGAATTTACTAATCCAGTGCTTTATTTAAAACAGGGAAATTCATCCATTTTAGATCTTACGACCTTATCTGTAGCTCAAGATACAGGTTGAGCCCAACTGGCCTCTGATCTTGCCCAGGCCCACACAGCCCTCCTACCTGGGATTTCCAAAATTGCCATATCTACTTCCCAATGGAGAGTCTGAGCAACAGACACCATTGATTGGTGACCTATTTTTTCAGGCTATTTTctcttaagaaacaaaagaaaaacaatgatataTCTAACTCAGTCTATTCTAGAAGAGTTGG
Coding sequences within:
- the CHRNB3 gene encoding neuronal acetylcholine receptor subunit beta-3 isoform X3, coding for MMLPAFILLLIVLGVIPSGFTRDLTAAAGFSSIAENEDALLRRLFQGYQKWVRPVLNSNDTIKVYFGLKISQLVDVEWTDHKLRWNPDEYGGIRSIKVPSESLWLPDIVLFENADGRFEGSLMTKVIVRSNGTVIWTPPASYKSSCTMDVTFFPFDRQNCSMKFGSWTYDGTMVDLVLINENVDRKDFFDNGEWEILNAKGMKGNRRDGTYSYPFITYSFVLRRLPLFYTLFLIIPCLGLSFLTVLVFYLPSDEGEKLSLSTSVLVSLTVFLLVIEEIIPSSSKVIPLIGEYLLFIMIFVTLSIIVTVFVINVHHRSSSTYHPMAPWVKRLFLQKLPKLLCMKDHMDRYSFPDKDESQPVVKGKVLEKRKQRQISDGEKVLVAFLEKAANSIRYISRHVKKEHFINQVVQDWKFVAQVLDRIFLWLFLIVSVTGSVLIFTPALKMWLHSSH
- the CHRNB3 gene encoding neuronal acetylcholine receptor subunit beta-3 isoform X1, translating into MMLPAFILLLIVLGVIPSGFTRDLTAAAGFSSIAENEDALLRRLFQGYQKWVRPVLNSNDTIKVYFGLKISQLVDVDEKNQLMTTNVWLKQEWTDHKLRWNPDEYGGIRSIKVPSESLWLPDIVLFENADGRFEGSLMTKVIVRSNGTVIWTPPASYKSSCTMDVTFFPFDRQNCSMKFGSWTYDGTMVDLVLINENVDRKDFFDNGEWEILNAKGMKGNRRDGTYSYPFITYSFVLRRLPLFYTLFLIIPCLGLSFLTVLVFYLPSDEGEKLSLSTSVLVSLTVFLLVIEEIIPSSSKVIPLIGEYLLFIMIFVTLSIIVTVFVINVHHRSSSTYHPMAPWVKRLFLQKLPKLLCMKDHMDRYSFPDKDESQPVVKGKVLEKRKQRQISDGEKVLVAFLEKAANSIRYISRHVKKEHFINQVVQDWKFVAQVLDRIFLWLFLIVSVTGSVLIFTPALKMWLHSSH
- the CHRNB3 gene encoding neuronal acetylcholine receptor subunit beta-3 isoform X2, which codes for MMLPAFILLLIVLGVIPSAAAGFSSIAENEDALLRRLFQGYQKWVRPVLNSNDTIKVYFGLKISQLVDVDEKNQLMTTNVWLKQEWTDHKLRWNPDEYGGIRSIKVPSESLWLPDIVLFENADGRFEGSLMTKVIVRSNGTVIWTPPASYKSSCTMDVTFFPFDRQNCSMKFGSWTYDGTMVDLVLINENVDRKDFFDNGEWEILNAKGMKGNRRDGTYSYPFITYSFVLRRLPLFYTLFLIIPCLGLSFLTVLVFYLPSDEGEKLSLSTSVLVSLTVFLLVIEEIIPSSSKVIPLIGEYLLFIMIFVTLSIIVTVFVINVHHRSSSTYHPMAPWVKRLFLQKLPKLLCMKDHMDRYSFPDKDESQPVVKGKVLEKRKQRQISDGEKVLVAFLEKAANSIRYISRHVKKEHFINQVVQDWKFVAQVLDRIFLWLFLIVSVTGSVLIFTPALKMWLHSSH